The stretch of DNA AACTCGGCCCGCGCACCGACGGCACGCAGCGCCTCGACCTGGTCGTGCATGAGGGCGATGAGCGGTGATACCACCACACCCGTGCCGGGCCTCGCGAGTGCGGGGATCTGGTAGCACAGCGACTTGCCGCCGCCGGTCGGCATGAGCACGATGGCGTCGCCGCCACCCAGCACGTGCTCGACGATCGCGCCCTGCTGGCCTCGGAACTCGTCGTAGCCGAACGTGGACCTGAGTGTGGCGAGTCCGGATTCGAGGGTCAGAGCGGCAGCCACACGCGAAATGGTAACCGCGACCGCGGACAGTGGGGCTGCGTCGGCGAGTCCGGGGACGCGCGCGGGCGATCCGTGAATCGGGAGGAACTGTCGCCGTGCCTCGGCGTCAGGAGGAGGACTTGCGGCGCCGTGGTGCCGCCGACCGGGGTGGGGACGCCCGAAGATGCGTGCGTACCCGGCCGAGCACTCCGGCGAGCGCCTCGACGTCGCCGCCCGACAGCGGCTCGAACAGCAGCTCTTTCAGCACGGCGATGTGGCCGGGGAACACCGCGGCGAGCACGTCTCTGCCCGCGTCGGTGAGGGTGACCGTTGTGCTGCGCTCGTCCTCCCGTGACGGCGCGCGGGTGACGAGGCCGCGCTGCTCGAGGAGCTGCGCTTGGTAGGTGAGCCCGCTGCGGCTGTAGACGACGCCATCGGCCAGGTCGGTCATGCGCGAGCTGCCCGCCGGCGAATCCCCGAGCGTGGCCAACAGCTGGAACTGCACGTAGCTGAGGTCGCCCGCCTCCCGCAGCTGCTGCTCGACCGCGTGCCGCACGAGGCTGCTCACCTCGATGAGCGCGAAATACGCATCGAGCTCGACGGGCGAGAGCTGAGCGGAGTCCTTCGAGGGGGCGTCGGATGTCATGCACCGATCCTACTTGCTTCGAACTCGAAGCAGTGTTACGTTCTCTGCAGATGCTTCAAGTTCGAAGCAAAACAAGAAGGAGACAACGATGAAGGCAGTACGGTTCCACGAGCAGGGCGGCCCCGAGGTCCTTCGCTATGAAGACGTCGAACGACCCGAGCCGGGCGCCGGGCAGGTGCGGATCCGGGTCGCCGGATCGGCGTTCAACGCCGCCGACAACGGGATGCGGGCGGGCACGTTGCCGATCCCGATCGCTCTCCCCCACATCCCCGGGTATGACGTGTCGGGCACGATCGATGCGCTCGGCGAGGGCGTCGACGACATCGCAATCGGAGACCCGGTCGTCGGCTTTCTGCCGATGACCGCCGATGGCGCCGCCGCCGAGTTCGTGGTCGCGCCGCGCGAGGTCGTGGTCGCCGCACCGTCCCGCATCGACCTGTCCGACGCGGCGGCGCTGCCATCGGTGGGCCTCACCGCGTGGCAGGCACTCTTCGAGCACGGCCAGCTCACGGCGGGCCAGCGGGTGCTGATCGTCGGTGCCGGCGGCGCGGTGGGCGGCCACGCCGTCCGTCTCGCCAAGCGGGCCGGCGCCACGGTGATCGCGACGGCGAGCCCGGCGAGCATCGCCGCGGTCACCGCGGGCGGAGCCGATCAGGTCATCGACCACACGAGCGAGCCGGTTCTCGACGCCGTCTCGGAGCAGATCGACGTGCTGCTCAACCTCGCCCCGATCGACCCGGCGGAGTTCACCGCCCTCGTCGCCCTCGTGCGGTCGGGCGGGGTGGTCGTCAGCACCACCGCATGGATGCCCGCCCCCGGCGACGAGGAGCGCGGCGTGCGCGGCGTGGTGGTCTACGTGCACAGCGACGCCGCCCAGCTGGCGGAGCTGGTATCACTCGTCGACTCGGGCGAGCTCGTCGTCGACGTGACCTCCCGCATCCCCCTCCGCGACCTGATCGGGGTCCACGAGCAGGCCGCGCAGGGCCGCATCCGCGGAAAGGTCGTCGTCATCCCGAGCGCCGCGTGAGGACGACCGGTCACCTGGTCGGATCGGCGACCAGGTGACCATGGACCCTGCCGTTCATCCGCCCACCAATAGGCTTGCGGGATGCGACGCTCCACGACTCGGCTGCTGCTGACGTGCGCCGCCATCGGAGTCGCGGGCGGCATCGTGTTCATCCTCGAAGGGCTCGTCAGCGGCACCATCGCCGCGGTCGCGCCCTTCCTCTACGGCGCCACCCTCGGCGTCTACTTCCTGCCCGGCGCGATCGCCATCGCGCTCCTCCGACTGCCGGGGGTCGGTCTGCTCACGGCGACGCTCGCGGGTGTCGTCGTCAGTCCGTTCACCTCCATCTCGTTCCGCGCCATCGGGGCCGCCGCGCTCATCGGGCTGCTGCAGGAACTGCCCTTCGCCGCGACCCTCTACCGCCGCCGCCCCGTCTGGCTCCTCTACGTCGGAGCGGTGCTGGCCGGAGTCGTGCTCGGCTTCGTCGTCTACTTCGCGTTCGCCGTCGCAGCGCTCGCGACGTGGGCGCAGGTCCTCGCGTGGGTCGCCTCGATCGGCTCCCCCGTCATCTTCACCGCCATCGGGCACGCGGTCGCCGACGGGGTGCGGCGCACCGGGGTGGCGCGCGGACTGTCCGCCGCCCCAGAGGCGGTCCGGCCTGGTGGCACGAGGTAGGTAAGGCTAGGCTA from Herbiconiux sp. L3-i23 encodes:
- a CDS encoding MarR family winged helix-turn-helix transcriptional regulator — encoded protein: MTSDAPSKDSAQLSPVELDAYFALIEVSSLVRHAVEQQLREAGDLSYVQFQLLATLGDSPAGSSRMTDLADGVVYSRSGLTYQAQLLEQRGLVTRAPSREDERSTTVTLTDAGRDVLAAVFPGHIAVLKELLFEPLSGGDVEALAGVLGRVRTHLRASPPRSAAPRRRKSSS
- a CDS encoding NADP-dependent oxidoreductase, which translates into the protein MKAVRFHEQGGPEVLRYEDVERPEPGAGQVRIRVAGSAFNAADNGMRAGTLPIPIALPHIPGYDVSGTIDALGEGVDDIAIGDPVVGFLPMTADGAAAEFVVAPREVVVAAPSRIDLSDAAALPSVGLTAWQALFEHGQLTAGQRVLIVGAGGAVGGHAVRLAKRAGATVIATASPASIAAVTAGGADQVIDHTSEPVLDAVSEQIDVLLNLAPIDPAEFTALVALVRSGGVVVSTTAWMPAPGDEERGVRGVVVYVHSDAAQLAELVSLVDSGELVVDVTSRIPLRDLIGVHEQAAQGRIRGKVVVIPSAA
- a CDS encoding ECF transporter S component — translated: MRRSTTRLLLTCAAIGVAGGIVFILEGLVSGTIAAVAPFLYGATLGVYFLPGAIAIALLRLPGVGLLTATLAGVVVSPFTSISFRAIGAAALIGLLQELPFAATLYRRRPVWLLYVGAVLAGVVLGFVVYFAFAVAALATWAQVLAWVASIGSPVIFTAIGHAVADGVRRTGVARGLSAAPEAVRPGGTR